From the genome of Uranotaenia lowii strain MFRU-FL chromosome 1, ASM2978415v1, whole genome shotgun sequence, one region includes:
- the LOC129750115 gene encoding stromal membrane-associated protein 1, with amino-acid sequence MSRKNETERQKQIQEKCQLLLTKMLRDDDNKYCVDCDAKGPRWASWNLGVFLCIRCAGIHRNLGVHISRVKSVNLDSWTPEQVVSLEQMGNSRARAVYEALLPDGFRRPQTDSALESFIRAKYEQKKYIAREWVAPPPPKVDWDKEIDEEIERQKRKKKAVASGGGSGGLSLGSAASSLNSSYASAEKKVSSSSGLGSSGAASVPKLKAPASSSKPSNRNSSESAGNVSGSSSQGTSDLLGLSLGPDTSPQPVSKGKANGEGSLSDILSGMSGLERPNEKVAGGDDFSNLAKEEADFFNQSTSQAGELQGKLTKDKILALYGSAPTGIMNNNFNANMGGFGNFNSFQPNAFPQAAGANPYQINNGMPAAMPQNMAGGFGAFQAFPAANGGQFLPAAGVSQPALFNNGAFAAAPGQMQPQPVGFGAALPHQHQPLHQFPVANPQQGQQHPATSAFGAATIPTTGNAFANFPPQNASQMQPDKLSNQFGNMNLRDVWQ; translated from the exons ATGAGCCGCAAAAATGAAACCGAACGACAGAAGCAGATCCAGGAGAAGTGCCAACTGCTGCTGACCAAGATGCTGCGCGATGACGACAACAAGTATTGCGTGGATTGCGACGCCAAGGGTCCCCGGTGGGCCTCTTGGAATCTCGGGGTGTTTCTGTGCATCCGTTGTGCCGGCATCCATCGGAACCTAGGGGTGCACATATCCCGGGTGAAATCGGTGAACCTGGACAGTTGGACGCCGGAGCAGGTG gTATCACTGGAGCAGATGGGCAATAGCAGAGCACGTGCTGTTTACGAGGCCCTCCTACCAGATGGGTTCCGGAGACCGCAAACGGATTCAGCTCTAGAAAGCTTTATTCGGGCCAAGTACGAACAGAAAAAATACATTGCACGGGAGTGGGTGGCCCCACCCCCACCCAAGGTAGACTGGGACAAAGAGATCGACGAAGAAATCGAGCGGCAGAAGCGCAAAAAGAAAGCTGTCGCAAGTGGAGGAGGCAGTGGTGGATTATCGCTAGGTAGCGCGGCGTCGTCTTTGAACTCAAGCTATGCTAGCGCGGAGAAAAAGGTGTCCTCGTCGTCCGGTCTAGGATCTTCAGGGGCAGCTTCGGTTCCGAAACTGAAAGCTCCCGCCAGCAGTAGCAAACCTTCGAACAGAAATTCTTCGGAGTCGGCTGGAAACGTGAGTGGGAGCAGCAGTCAGGGAACGTCCGATCTACTGGGATTGTCTTTGGGACCTGACACCAGTCCTCAACCTGTTAGTAAGGGCAAAGCCAATGGTGAAGGTTCATTGAGTGATATTTTGTCTGGTATGAGTGGTCTAGAACGGCCAAATGAAAAAGTTGCGGGTGGCGATGATTTCTCAAATTTGGCCAAAGAGGAGgcagattttttcaatcaatctaCCAGTCAAGCTGGAGAATTGCAAGGGAAACTTACAAAGGATAAAATCTTGGCTCTGTACGGTTCTGCACCAACCGGAATTATGAATAACAACTTCAACGCCAATATGGGaggatttggaaactttaacAGCTTCCAACCTAATGCTTTTCCCCAAGCTGCCGGTGCGAATCCTTATCAGATAAACAATGGCATGCCAGCAGCGATGCCCCAGAACATGGCCGGCGGTTTTGGTGCTTTCCAAGCGTTCCCGGCAGCCAATGGAGGTCAGTTTTTGCCGGCGGCCGGCGTTAGCCAACCGGCCTTATTCAACAACGGAGCATTTGCGGCGGCGCCAGGTCAAATGCAACCGCAACCAGTTGGTTTCGGTGCAGCCCTGCCCCATCAACATCAACCCCTTCATCAGTTCCCGGTGGCAAATCCCCAACAAGGTCAACAACATCCAGCGACAAGTGCTTTCGGAGCAGCGACGATACCCACCACTGGAAACGCATTTGCCAACTTTCCCCCGCAGAACGCTTCCCAAATGCAACCCGACAAGCTAAGCAATCAATTCGGAAACATGAATTTACGAGACGTGTGGCAATAA
- the LOC129757378 gene encoding nuclear inhibitor of protein phosphatase 1 — protein sequence MSNHYDIPSWAGKPPTGLHLDVMKDDKLIQKLMIDEKKCYLFGRNPQMNDFCIDHASCSRVHAAFVYHKHLNIAYLVDLGSTHGTFIGSVRLEAHKPTQLQINSIFHFGASTRHYMLRERPQVGSRSNIMEDLPMMDTSDGTYLGLPESQTDLDNLTEYNTAHNRRISMLGIPDESSSFKKNMKNKRKRKGVQFNEDEIIINPEDIDPSIGRFRNLIQSTVVPVAAKRAKMEHTNSMGFSTSPSASKILQHPHHSLANNLYHGIDDHQGADGRNNSMGYPMDATPSGLTTKLGIILPNPAPDVNPVSSVASSSSIMPPPMFNSMAPKNVKIIEKPDLSDEPKKKKYAKEQWPGRKPLGLGGF from the exons GGCTGGTAAGCCACCGACCGGGCTACATCTGGACGTGATGAAGGACGATAAACTCATCCAGAAGCTAATGATCGATGAGAAGAAATGCTACCTTTTCGGAAGAAACCCGCAGATGAATGATTTTTGCATCGATCATGCCTCCTGTTCCAGGGTTCACGCGGCTTTCGTATATCACAAACACCTGAACATTGCCTACCTGGTGGATCTGGGTTCGACTCATGGGACCTTCATCGGGTCGGTTCGGCTGGAAGCGCACAAACCTACCCAGCTGCAGATCAACAGCATCTTTCACTTTGGTGCCTCGACGCGGCACTACATGCTGCGGGAACGGCCCCAGGTTGGCTCCCGTTCCAACATCATGGAAGACCTCCCGATGATGGATACCAGCGATGGAACGTATCTTGGGCTTCCGGAAAGTCAGACGGATTTGGAT AATTTGACCGAATACAATACGGCTCACAATAGAAGAATTTCAATGCTTGGAATTCCGGATGAATCTAGCAGTTTTAAAAAG AACATGAAAAATAAACGCAAACGAAAGGGAGTTCAGTTTAACGAAGACGAAATCATTATCAATCCCGAGGATATTGATCCAAGCATCGGACGGTTCCGCAATCTTATCCAGTCCACTGTAGTCCCGGTGGCGGCTAAGCGAGCCAAAATGGAGCACACCAATAGCATGG GATTCTCAACTTCTCCATCGGCCAGTAAAATCTTGCAACATCCCCACCACAGCTTGGCCAACAACCTTTACCACGGCATTGACGATCATCAGGGTGCCGACGGGCGTAACAACTCAATGGGATACCCCATGGACGCCACCCCGAGCGGACTAACCACCAAGCTGGGCATCATTCTGCCCAACCCGGCACCCGATGTCAATCCGGTCAGTAGTGTGGCTTCCAGCTCCTCGATCATGCCACCGCCCATGTTCAACAGCATGGCACCGAAGAATGTTAAAATCATAGAGAAACCGGACCTCTCGGACGAACCCAAGAAGAAGAAGTACGCCAAAGAACAGTGGCCCGGCCGAAAACCTTTGGGGCTCGGTGGATTTTAA